Proteins from a genomic interval of Garra rufa chromosome 4, GarRuf1.0, whole genome shotgun sequence:
- the tnnt2e gene encoding troponin T2e, cardiac isoform X1, which translates to MQNISAPKIPEGDKVDFDDIHRKRQEKDLSELQSLIEAHFIQRKKDEEELIALVNRIEKRRTERAEQQRIRAEKEKERQARLAEEKERREQEEQRKKLDEDAKKKKALTNMTHQYGGIQQKGEGRKGAKKQTEREKKKKILAERRKPLNIDHLSEDKLKEKASELWQWMMQLEAEKFDLSEKLKRQKYDVTQLLARVRDHQSAKGRGKGKVGGRLR; encoded by the exons atgCAAAATATCAGTGCTCCAAAGATTCCCGAAGGAGATAAGGTGGACTTTGAT gACATCCACAGAAAGCGTCAGGAGAAGGATTTGTCTGAGCTTCAGTCTCTGATCGAGGCTCATTTCATCCAGAGGAAGAAAGATGAAGAGGAGCTGATTGCTCTGGTCAACAGAATC GAGAAGCGTCGCACTGAGAGGGCGGAGCAGCAGAGAATCCGTgcggagaaagagaaagagagacaagCCCGTCTGGCT GAAGAAAAGGAGAGAAGAGAGCAAGAGGAACAGAGGAAGAAACTAGATGAAGATGCTAAGAAGAAGAAAGCTCTTACCAACATGACGCACCAATACGGAGGAATCCAGCAGAAG GGCGAGGGCCGCAAGGGGGCGAAGAAACAGACggagagagagaagaagaagaagatccTGGCCGAGAGGAGAAAGCCACTCAACATCGATCACCTGTCTGAAGATAAACTGAA AGAGAAGGCCAGTGAGCTCTGGCAGTGGATGATGCAGCTGGAGGCTGAGAAGTTCGACCTCAGCGAGAAACTGAAGAGACAGAAATATGAC GTCACTCAGCTACTGGCTAGAGTCAGAGATCACCAGAG
- the tnnt2e gene encoding troponin T2e, cardiac isoform X2 has protein sequence MQNISAPKIPEGDKVDFDDIHRKRQEKDLSELQSLIEAHFIQRKKDEEELIALVNRIEKRRTERAEQQRIRAEKEKERQARLAEEKERREQEEQRKKLDEDAKKKKALTNMTHQYGGIQQKGEGRKGAKKQTEREKKKKILAERRKPLNIDHLSEDKLKEKASELWQWMMQLEAEKFDLSEKLKRQKYDMNVFQTRINEQQKFAKGRGKGKVGGRLR, from the exons atgCAAAATATCAGTGCTCCAAAGATTCCCGAAGGAGATAAGGTGGACTTTGAT gACATCCACAGAAAGCGTCAGGAGAAGGATTTGTCTGAGCTTCAGTCTCTGATCGAGGCTCATTTCATCCAGAGGAAGAAAGATGAAGAGGAGCTGATTGCTCTGGTCAACAGAATC GAGAAGCGTCGCACTGAGAGGGCGGAGCAGCAGAGAATCCGTgcggagaaagagaaagagagacaagCCCGTCTGGCT GAAGAAAAGGAGAGAAGAGAGCAAGAGGAACAGAGGAAGAAACTAGATGAAGATGCTAAGAAGAAGAAAGCTCTTACCAACATGACGCACCAATACGGAGGAATCCAGCAGAAG GGCGAGGGCCGCAAGGGGGCGAAGAAACAGACggagagagagaagaagaagaagatccTGGCCGAGAGGAGAAAGCCACTCAACATCGATCACCTGTCTGAAGATAAACTGAA AGAGAAGGCCAGTGAGCTCTGGCAGTGGATGATGCAGCTGGAGGCTGAGAAGTTCGACCTCAGCGAGAAACTGAAGAGACAGAAATATGAC ATGAATGTGTTCCAGACCCGAATCAATGAACAACAAAAGTT